A genomic window from Lotus japonicus ecotype B-129 chromosome 1, LjGifu_v1.2 includes:
- the LOC130712331 gene encoding uncharacterized protein LOC130712331 encodes MGGFTSLLLGWAYEYLLDRVIIWRADPDYSQDQPRAYRWVTSRVRHVGLQERRVILDELTMDDILWTPFEDHQANRPRDPRALYSGYIRTPFGRSVRRHLPERVLRQFGYIQDIPRQPSEIQTTGSLAETADAAYADFEPHLRPEGIPATHPGEAVEGYMRWYSLSAMRRGVEMLEQSLEVPDALALGTQA; translated from the exons ATGGGAGGGTTCACCTCGCTCTTGCTAGGTTGGGCTTATGAGTACCTTTTAGACCGCGTTATTATCTGGAGGGCGGATCCGGACTACTCTCAAGACCAGCCTAGGGCGTACCGGTGGGTTACCTCCCGGGTAAGGCATGTCGGACTCCAGGAGAGGCGAGTCATTCTCGATGAGCTTACGATGGATGACATTttatggaccccatttgaggaccatcaGGCTAATCGACCACGGGATCCCAGGGCCCtgtattctggctacatccggacGCCATTCGGCCGGTCTGTTCGAcgacatctaccagagagggttctgcgccaATTTGGCTACATACAGGATATCCCTCGACAaccctctgagatccagacaACTGGGTCCCTcgctgagaccgcagatgctgcaTATGCTGACTTTGAGCCGCACCTGCGCCCTGAGGGGATCCCTGCTACACATCCGGGAGAGGCGGTGGAGGGgtacatgaggtggtatagcctt TCTGCTATGCGTCGGGGTGTGGAGATGTTGGAGCAGTCACTAGAGGTTCCAGATGCTCTCGCACTAGGCACACAGGCCTGA